The Bdellovibrionales bacterium genome segment CGATAGTCCACCAGCTGCATCTAAAATAAGATGCGTTGAAAACAAGGGCACTAAGATCAGAGATGAAATAATTTTCCTTCTGAATTGATAATAACATGAATATTTTACGCAACAAAACTCAAACTAGTTAGCTATAGCTGTTAGGTTGGTTTCAGAATACTGCGCTTGCGTCATTTAAGTAGCCACAAGTTTGCAGTGCTGAGATATTGCGATCCGTGCAGAGCTCTCCTTTCGTACACACAAACAAGACTTGACATCTGTTCTACTGGATTCAAGATGATCACACCGGGGCGTACCTATCGGAATATACTTTAGAAATGAGAGACTTCTTATGAGCCAAAATCTTGTTCTTTCTCCAATTAAACTGGGATCTTTGTCGCTGCCCAATCGAGTGATAATGGCGCCACTGACTCGATGTCGAGCAAGTCAGAGCCATATTCCAAACGAAATGATGGCTGAGTACTATTCGCAACGAACGAGTGCAGGATTGATCATTGCAGAGGCCACGATGGTAATGAAAGGCAACTCCTCTTTTATTGCAGAGCCAGGAATTTATTCTCAAGATCAAGTTGCAGGATGGAAAAAAGTAACAAAGGCAGTTCATCAAAATGGCGGAAGGATTTTTTTGCAGCTTTGGCATGGAGGGCGCGCCTGTCATCCTACTTTGAATGAGGGCCAGGAATCCGTAGCCCCCTCTGCGATCGCTATTGAGAGCGAGATTCAGACACTCCAAGGCAAAGTACCACACGTTGTTCCTCGTGCACTCCGCGATGATGAAATTCCTGGCATTGTAGCCGGTTTTTCTGTCGCTGCACAAAACGCCAAGGATGCAGGGTTCGACGGAGTTGAAGTGCATGGCGCCAACGGATATCTTCTAGATGAGTTTTTGCGAGATTCCTCTAACAAAAGATCGGGTCCCTATGGTGGTTCACTGCAAAACCGTGCTAAGCTTTTGCTTGAAGTCACCGATGCAGTGATTGGCATCTGGGATGCGGGCCACGTGGGTGTCCGAATATCTCCTCTGAACAGTTATAACAGCATGAAGGATTCAGACCCTCTGGGCCTAACTCTTTATGTCGCTCAGCAACTCAACCAGAGAAGAATTGCTTATCTTCATCTCATGCGAGCAGACTTTTTTGGCAAGCAAAGTGGTGATGT includes the following:
- a CDS encoding alkene reductase, giving the protein MSQNLVLSPIKLGSLSLPNRVIMAPLTRCRASQSHIPNEMMAEYYSQRTSAGLIIAEATMVMKGNSSFIAEPGIYSQDQVAGWKKVTKAVHQNGGRIFLQLWHGGRACHPTLNEGQESVAPSAIAIESEIQTLQGKVPHVVPRALRDDEIPGIVAGFSVAAQNAKDAGFDGVEVHGANGYLLDEFLRDSSNKRSGPYGGSLQNRAKLLLEVTDAVIGIWDAGHVGVRISPLNSYNSMKDSDPLGLTLYVAQQLNQRRIAYLHLMRADFFGKQSGDVVTSARKGFSGVLIGNMGYTPAEANEAIKANLIDAVSFGHHYVSNPDLVGCIEKNIPFVEPDASTFYTPGPKGYTDYPRRVPIADSNQAHI